One Malaclemys terrapin pileata isolate rMalTer1 chromosome 9, rMalTer1.hap1, whole genome shotgun sequence DNA window includes the following coding sequences:
- the ZBTB33 gene encoding transcriptional regulator Kaiso, producing MEGKKLISATDTQYSGMLLQSLNEQRDHGLFCDVTVIVEDRKFRAHRNVLSASSTYFHQLFSVAGQVVELSFIRAEIFAEILNYIYSSKIIRVRSDLLDELIKSGQLLGVKFIAELGVPLSQVKSLSGGIQDGTSETLPSSSDQESLETQISPTKHVSQHVIGGMPVITESFSLHGEEYETTKITVSDSDDDDDVIFCSEIVPAKERSPETGAVAQSQPCPNPAAVSDQMSCSTGGSPPLTSIAATQKLTSSATQPSPNQTQTSAESLDSSTPKHLTPNIILLNQSQLNSSLSVSSSHQQHVSPTVNLLGENQQPSNNESLAEMETNAVDEEEEEEEEDVEDDDIISSSSPGSVSSSSLVQQSSPPKVAEFEGSGVQKKQVVTFPQEPSSKPGEFKIKISDVLTGSNKDPSAAVASKHVMEGQKIITLDTATEIEGLSTGCKVYANIGEDTYDIVIPVKDDPDEGEVKLDEMPRTSGDDPANRKRMKLKHDDHYELIVDGRVYYICIVCKRSYVCLTSLRRHFNVHSWEKKYPCRYCEKVFPLAEYRTKHEIHHTGERRYQCLTCGKSFINYQVMASHIRSVHSQDPSGDTKLYRLHPCRSLQIRQYAYITDRSSSIPVINEDGLVYRVGAGKDDAEGTTSNPPTKPMTWDDIFIQQGSESIFKQNLSEGSTEFEFVIPESY from the coding sequence ATGGAGGGAAAAAAACTGATTTCTGCAACAGACACCCAGTACTCTGGTATGCTACTCCAGTCTTTGAATGAACAACGTGACCATGGACTCTTTTGTGACGTTACTGTCATTGTGGAGGATCGGAAATTTCGAGCCCACAGAAATGTTCTTTCTGCTTCTAGCACGTATTTTCACCAGCTTTTCTCAGTTGCTGGGCAAGTGGTGGAACTGAGCTTTATAAGAGCAGAGATTTTTGCAGAAATACTCAACTATATATATAGCTCAAAAATAATCCGAGTTCGATCAGACTTACTTGATGAGTTGATTAAATCAGGGCAATTACTAGGAGTTAAATTTATAGCAGAACTGGGTGTACCTCTGTCACAAGTAAAAAGCCTATCTGGTGGCATCCAGGATGGTACTTCAGAAACTTTACCTTCTAGCTCAGATCAAGAGAGTCTTGAAACACAAATATCCCCAACAAAACATGTGAGTCAACATGTAATTGGTGGGATGCCTGTTATAACAGAATCATTTTCCTTACATGGTGAAGAATATGAAACTACAAAAATTACAGTGAGTGATTCAGACGACGATGATGATGTCATCTTTTGCTCTGAAATTGTGCCCGCGAAAGAGCGTTCTCCAGAGACCGGTGCTGTGGCACAGAGCCAGCCTTGCCCAAATCCTGCTGCGGTTTCTGACCAAATGTCCTGTAGCACTGGTGGATCTCCCCCTCTAACTAGTATTGCAGCAACTCAAAAACTCACTTCCTCTGCCACCCAACCAAGTCCAAACCAAACACAAACTAGTGCTGAATCACTTGACTCTTCAACTCCAAAGCATTTGACTCCCAACATCATTTTGCTAAATCAGTCTCAACTTAATTCATCACTAAGTGTCAGTTCCTCACATCAACAACACGTGTCTCCTACAGTTAATTTGCTTGGGGAGAACCAACAGCCATCTAATAATGAGTCTTTAGCTGAAATGGAAACAAATGCTGttgatgaggaagaagaggaggaggaggaggatgtggaaGATGATGATATcattagctcatctagtccaggtTCAGTCAGTAGCAGCTCTTTGGTTCAGCAATCTTCTCCCCCCAAAGTAGCGGAGTTTGAAGGATCAGGTGTACAGAAAAAACAGGTTGTTACTTTTCCACAGGAACCATCTTCCAAACCTGgggagtttaaaataaaaatctcagacGTTCTTACTGGAAGCAACAAGGATCCTTCTGCGGCTGTAGCATCAAAACATGTGATGGAAGGTCAAAAgatcataactttagatacagctACTGAAATAGAAGGCTTGTCAACAGGTTGTAAGGTTTATGCAAATATTGGTGAAGATACATATGACATAGTAATTCCTGTAAAAGATGATCCAGATGAAGGAGAAGTCAAACTTGACGAGATGCCTAGAACATCTGGTGATGATCCTGCAAACAGAAAACGCATGAAGCTAAAACATGATGATCACTATGAGCTCATAGTGGATGGAAGGGTCTACTACATTTGTATTGTATGCAAGAGATCCTATGTATGTCTGACAAGTTTGCGGAGACACTTTAACGTTCATTCCTGGGAGAAGAAGTATCCATGTCGATACTGTGAGAAAGTTTTCCCTCTTGCAGAATACCGTACAAAACATGAAATTCACCACACTGGTGAGCGAAGGTACCAATGCTTGACATGTGGGAAATCTTTCATCAATTATCAGGTTATGGCTTCTCATATAAGATCAGTTCATAGTCAAGACCCTTCTGGAGATACCAAGCTTTATCGTTTGCATCCTTGCAGGTCTTTACAGATCAGACAATATGCATATATTACTGATCGTTCAAGCAGTATACCTGTAATAAATGAGGATGGACTTGTTTATCGTGTTGGTGCAGGAAAAGATGATGCTGAAGGAACAACTTCTAATCCTCCAACCAAGCCAATGACCTGGGATGATATTTTCATTCAGCAGGGAAGTGAAtcgatttttaaacaaaatctatcAGAGGGTAGTACTGAATTTGAGTTTGTAATACCAGAGTCTTACTGA